The Streptomyces sp. NBC_01197 genome window below encodes:
- a CDS encoding ABC transporter permease — protein MTDTIRPAAAEETKGQVSPVRARLALVRWSDFSLVPVILVLMVIGFIVSPVFLTSQNLINVIQQSSELSLLVLAQAFILICGRMDLSLESTIGIAPVIALWLVLPSSGDRFTGLGLLPAWTAIPLCLLAGLAIGAFNGFLMLKLRVNGFIATLGMLMMLRGLHIGITEGKSIIDVPSSFSYLGRASWLGAPAAVWICLALFAIGGAALAWTRHGRSLYAIGGNPEAARAAGIRVDRVTWIVLAIGGLLAAFAGILYTGHYGSVGAAQGKDMIFQVMAAAVIGGIGLKGGRGTIFGALTGVLALQLVVNVMTLAGVPGQWETFLNGAIIIIALIASRFASGEEQD, from the coding sequence GCAGCGGCCGAGGAGACCAAGGGGCAGGTGAGCCCGGTACGCGCCAGGCTGGCGCTGGTCCGCTGGAGCGACTTCTCGCTCGTGCCGGTGATCCTGGTGCTGATGGTGATCGGATTCATCGTCTCGCCGGTGTTCCTGACGTCCCAGAACCTGATCAACGTCATCCAGCAGTCGTCCGAACTCAGCCTGCTGGTACTGGCCCAGGCCTTCATCCTGATCTGCGGGCGGATGGACCTGTCACTGGAGTCGACGATCGGTATCGCGCCGGTCATCGCGCTGTGGCTGGTCCTGCCCTCGTCGGGCGACCGGTTCACCGGCCTCGGGCTGCTGCCTGCCTGGACGGCGATCCCGCTCTGCCTGCTCGCGGGGCTGGCGATCGGTGCGTTCAACGGCTTCCTGATGCTCAAGCTGCGCGTCAACGGCTTCATCGCGACGCTGGGCATGCTGATGATGCTCCGCGGGCTTCACATCGGGATCACCGAGGGCAAGTCGATCATCGACGTCCCGTCCTCGTTCAGCTACCTGGGCAGGGCCTCCTGGCTCGGCGCCCCCGCCGCGGTCTGGATCTGCCTGGCGCTGTTCGCCATCGGCGGCGCCGCGCTGGCCTGGACCCGGCACGGCCGGTCGCTGTACGCGATCGGCGGCAACCCGGAAGCGGCCCGCGCGGCCGGTATCCGGGTGGACCGGGTCACCTGGATCGTGCTGGCGATCGGCGGACTGCTCGCGGCCTTCGCCGGAATCCTCTACACCGGCCACTACGGTTCGGTCGGCGCCGCCCAGGGCAAGGACATGATCTTCCAGGTCATGGCAGCCGCAGTCATCGGCGGCATCGGGCTGAAGGGCGGCCGGGGCACCATCTTCGGCGCGCTCACCGGTGTGCTCGCCCTTCAGCTGGTGGTCAATGTGATGACGCTCGCCGGGGTGCCGGGCCAGTGGGAGACGTTCCTCAACGGCGCGATCATCATCATCGCGCTGATCGCCTCCCGCTTCGCGAGCGGTGAGGAGCAGGACTGA